The Couchioplanes caeruleus nucleotide sequence GTGGTGCCGGGGCGGCCGAGGCGCAGCGCGGTGGCCCGGCCGATGCCCGCGGACGCCCCGGTCACGATCACGACCCGCATATCGCCTTCAGTCCGTTCGTGGGTGGTGGTGGGGTGGTCGGACGGGGCGCCTTCAGTCCGTTCGTGGGTGGTGGTGGGGTGGTCGGACGGGGCGCCTTCAGTCCGTTCGTGGGTGGTGGTGGGGTGGTCGGACGGGGCGCTCCGGTTCACGCGTGCCGTTCATGCGTGCCGTTCACGCGAGAAACGGCGTCGCCGATGTGGCGACGCCGTTTCCCGAGCCGGCGGACGAGTTATCGCTTGTTGTGGTACGCCTCGACCACGGAGCTCGGGATCCGGCCGCGCTCGGAAACCTCGTAACCGTTCTTGCCGGCCCACTCGCGAATGGCCTGATTCTGGTCGCGGGTGGCGCGGCCGGTGCTCGCCGGGGCGCCGCCGCGACGCGCGGAACGGGGCTCGCCGCCGCCGCGGCCCACGCGGGTGGCGACCGACAGGTACGGGTCCAGGGCCTTGCGCAGCTTGCCGGCGTTCTTCTCCGACAGGTCGATCGTGTAGTTCACCCCGTCCAGTCCGAATTCGACCGTGCGGTCGGCCTCGCCGCCGTCGAGGTCGTCGGTCAGAAGGGTGATTACCTGCTTGGCCATGATGTGCTCGCTCCTACAGCGGTCATTGTTCGAGTGCGTGTCGTCGAAATTGTCGCGCGTTTTCATTCTGTCGCCGCGGCGGGTCCGAGGCAAATTGCACTCGCGCATGTCGCGTTCCGATCCGGCGGGCCGGAAAGATTCGCCGGTGAGGGCTGCGAAGGCGGCCGCGGCGCGGGCCGGCTCCCGGAAACTTCGTGGCAACACTTCTCAGGTTCGTCGATGTGTTGTACGTTGCCTGGGAGCGCTCCCACGAACCCCCGTCCCCCGGGAAATCCCTCACCTAGGAGCTGTCATGAGACGCGCCATCCGCGCCGTCGCCGCGGCTGTCATGCTCGCCGGCGCCGGTGTCACGGCCTTCGCCGTGGCCGGCCCCGCACAGGCCGACACGCAGATCTGCGATCAGTACGGATCCACCACCATCGGCGGCCGATACGTGGTGATGAACAACCGGTGGGGCACCAGCGCCCAGCAGTGCATCAATGTCACGAGCACCGGATTCACCATCGCCAGTCAGCAGGGCACCGGCAGCACCAGTGGCGCACCCGTGTCGTATCCCGCCGTGTACTACGGCTGCCATTACACGAACTGTTCGCCGGGCACCAACCTGCCGATGCAGCTCAGCTCCATCAGCAGCGCCCCGAGCAGCATCTCGTACAACTTCGTCAGCGGCGCGACGTACGACGCGGCGTACGACATCTGGCTCGACCCGACGCCCAAGCGTGACGGCGTCAACGCCATGGAAATCATGATCTGGTTCAACCGGCAGGGCTCCATCCAGCCGATCGGCTCGGTCGTCGGCAACGCCACGATCGGCGGCCGCACCTGGCAGGTGTGGCAGGGCAGCAACGGTTCCAACAACGTCGTGTCGTACGTGGCGCCGTCCCCGCTGTCCAGCTGGAGCTTCAACGTGCTGGACTTCGTCAACGACACGAAGACCCGTACGTCGGTGACCAACTCCTGGTACCTGACCAGCATCCAGGCGGGCTTCGAACCGTGGATCGGCGGCGCCGGCCTCGCGGTCACGAACTTCTCGGCCCAGGTCAACAGCGGCACCCCGCCCACCGGCCCGTCCTCGCCGCCGCCGAGCAACCCGCCGCCGTCCGGCAGCACGGCCTGCCGGGTCACGTACGGCACCAACGCCTGGAGCAATGGCTTCACGGCCGACGTGACGGTGGCCAACACCGGTGGCAGCGCGATCAACGGCTGGAACCTCGCCTTCACCCTGCCGAACGGCCAGGCCATCACCAACTCCTGGAACGCGACGCTGACCGGCTCGAGCGGCGCGGTGACGGCCCGCAACGTCTCGTTCAACGGGGCGATCCCGGCGGGCGGCAGCACGTCGTTCGGCTTCCAGGGCACCTACAGCGGCACCTTCAGCGCACCGTCCAGCTTCACCCTCAACGGCACGGCCTGCAGCCGCGCCTGATCCCGCACGACCCCGGCCCCGCGCCGGGCACGAACTGCCCCGCCCCGTCACCGATCAGCCCGGTGGCGGGGCGGCCGGCGTTCCCGGGCCGGCTGGCCGGCCCCCGCTATCCGGCGGCCGCGCGTTCGACCCCCGGATCCGGGCCGGCACTGGAAACGCTTCCAGCCGCAGGTTTGCCAGGGGAGGCCACCGCATCGCTCACCGGGGCCGGAGCCGGGGTCACCGCGTCCCTCGCCGGAGCCGGACCCGGAGCCGGACCCGGAGCCGGACCCGGAGCCGGACCCGGAGCTGAGGCCGGAGCCGGAGCCGGAGCCGGGCGGCGGGTCCAGCGCAGCACCGCCGGTGCGTGCGCCGGCACAGCGGGGGAGCGCGGCAACACCGGCTCGACCCGTTCGTACCCCGCCCCCAGCGCGGGCCGCGGATCGGCATCGCCGTTGTTGGGCCAGAACGACATGGCCCGCTCGGCCAGCGCGGTGATGGTCAGCGACGGGTTCACCCCGAGGTTCGCCGGGATCACCGAGCCGTCCACCACGTGCAGGCCCGGGTACCCGTACACCCGCTGGTAGGGGTCCACCACGCCGGTCGCCGCGGAGTCGCCGATGGTCGCGCCGCCGAGGATGTGCGCGGTCATCGGGATGTCGAAGACGTCGCCGACCGAGCCGCCCGGGTGGCCGCCGATCGCCGTGGCCATCCGGCGTACCGCCTCGTGACCCACCGGGATCCAGGTCGGGTTCGCCGGCCCGTGGCCCGGTCCGGTGGTGAGCCGCCCGCGCCGGGTGCGGCGTACCGTCAAGGAATTGTCCAGGGTCTGCATGACCAACGCGATGATCGTCCGGTCGCTCCACCGCCGGTTCGACAGCGAGCGCAGCAGCAGCGCCGGGTGCCGCAACGCCTGCCCGAG carries:
- a CDS encoding histone-like nucleoid-structuring protein Lsr2, translating into MAKQVITLLTDDLDGGEADRTVEFGLDGVNYTIDLSEKNAGKLRKALDPYLSVATRVGRGGGEPRSARRGGAPASTGRATRDQNQAIREWAGKNGYEVSERGRIPSSVVEAYHNKR
- a CDS encoding GH12 family glycosyl hydrolase domain-containing protein, which codes for MRRAIRAVAAAVMLAGAGVTAFAVAGPAQADTQICDQYGSTTIGGRYVVMNNRWGTSAQQCINVTSTGFTIASQQGTGSTSGAPVSYPAVYYGCHYTNCSPGTNLPMQLSSISSAPSSISYNFVSGATYDAAYDIWLDPTPKRDGVNAMEIMIWFNRQGSIQPIGSVVGNATIGGRTWQVWQGSNGSNNVVSYVAPSPLSSWSFNVLDFVNDTKTRTSVTNSWYLTSIQAGFEPWIGGAGLAVTNFSAQVNSGTPPTGPSSPPPSNPPPSGSTACRVTYGTNAWSNGFTADVTVANTGGSAINGWNLAFTLPNGQAITNSWNATLTGSSGAVTARNVSFNGAIPAGGSTSFGFQGTYSGTFSAPSSFTLNGTACSRA